TAGCCCGGGCGTAAAAAAGTTTGCCGAACCACGTAGAAAATCCGGTATCAGTTCCGACCTATGAGTGAAGGCAACCACACAGGGAGCCCCTCACCAAGGAGTTCAGAGATGAAATACATGATCATGATGTTCGGATCCGCCGAGGGCATGATGGAGACCGCTGATCCGGAGTGGGTCAAGGAAATGATCGGTTTCATGATCCAGATCGACAAGGATCTCCGTGATTCCGGTGAGCTGGTCTTCAACGCCGGACTGGCAGACGGAAGCACCGCCAAGCTGGTCAAGCAGACCCCGGACGGCGTCATCACCACGGACGGCCCCTACGCCGAGGCAAAGGAGTCCCTGATCGGGTACTGGGTGGTGGACGTCGCCAGCGAGGAGCGGGCCGTGGAGAT
The Paenarthrobacter ureafaciens genome window above contains:
- a CDS encoding YciI family protein, which codes for MKYMIMMFGSAEGMMETADPEWVKEMIGFMIQIDKDLRDSGELVFNAGLADGSTAKLVKQTPDGVITTDGPYAEAKESLIGYWVVDVASEERAVEICSSIVKYAQVVELRAIPDGPPEV